A genomic stretch from Plectropomus leopardus isolate mb unplaced genomic scaffold, YSFRI_Pleo_2.0 unplaced_scaffold13086, whole genome shotgun sequence includes:
- the LOC121963879 gene encoding olfactory receptor 51E1-like, whose protein sequence is MDEEFNVTYITLGGHVEVHKYRFLYFVIMFIAYILIICSNSTIVYLIVINRTLHEPMYIFIAALLINSVLFSTAVYPKLLIDFLSEKQVISYAACLFQGFVFYALGGSEFLLLAAMAYDRYVSICNPLQYSNVMTKRTVCIFLALAWILPAGELVPSAVINVNRKLCRYILTAIYCNNSVFKLHCVSSRAQSIYGVVILLNVALFPMLFVLFTYIRIFTITYRSCREVRRKAAETCLPHMLVLINFSLLCTYDIIIVRLESDIPKPLGLIMTFQLILYHPLVNPIIYGLKMKEISKHLKQLFCQVKINLCYQY, encoded by the coding sequence ATGGATGAAGAATTCAATGTAACATATATAACTCTGGGCGGTCATGTGGAAGTTCACAAGTACAGATTTCTGTACTTTGTGATCATGTTTATAGCATATATTCTAATAATCTGCAGTAATTCTACTATTGTGTACCTTATTGTGATTAACCGAACCCTTCATGAGCCGATGTACATTTTCATTGCAGCTTTGCTAATTAACTCTGTCCTTTTCAGCACTGCAGTCTACCCAAAGCTTTTGATTGACTTTTTATCTGAAAAACAGGTCATATCTTATGCAGCATGTCTCTTTCagggttttgtgttttatgcttTAGGAGGTTCAGAGTTCTTACTGTTGGCAGCCATGGCTTATGACAGGTATGTGTCTATATGCAACCCTCTGCAATATTCGAATGTCATGACAAAAAGAACAGTCTGTATCTTTCTGGCTTTAGCTTGGATTCTGCCTGCTGGTGAGCTTGTGCCTTCAGCAGTGATAAATGTTAACAGAAAACTCTGCCGGTATATTTTGACGGCAATTTATTGCAATAACTCAGTTTTCAAACTTCATTGTGTCAGTTCAAGAGCACAGTCTATATATGGTGTGGTCATTTTGCTAAATGTCGCACTGTTTCCGATgctctttgtactttttacatacATAAGAATATTCACAATAACCTATCGAAGCTGCAGAGAAGTCAGGAGAAAAGCTGCAGAGACCTGTTTACCTCACATGTTGGTTTTGATAAACTTTTCCTTGCTGTGCACATATGATATAATTATAGTTAGACTGGAATCTGATATTCCAAAACCTTTAGGTTTAATAATGACTTTTCAACTGATTTTGTATCATCCACTTGTAAATCCGATCATATATGgtctgaaaatgaaagaaatttcTAAACATCTGAAGCAGTTGTTCTGTCAGGTCAAGATTAACTTGTGTTATCAATACtga